Proteins from a single region of Pseudarthrobacter sp. NIBRBAC000502772:
- the ppk2 gene encoding polyphosphate kinase 2, with protein MVEEGQPWTPEDPWWVRDNLRHAIDRLVELGYTVRGGQGEDPELIDPGGSAVETWREDYPYDERMTREAYEAEKYLLQIELLKFQYWGQDRGLKNVIVFEGRDAAGKGGTIKRFTEHLDPRSARTVALGKPSDREQGQWYFQRYIQHLPTAGEIVMFDRSWYNRANVERVMGFCTDAEYQAFMTQAPVFEEMLVNSGIHLNKFWFSVTRHEQRTRFAIRQIDPVRRWKLSPVDLASLDRWEAYTEAKEQTFLRTDTDHAPWITIKSNDKKRGRINAMRYFLNQFDYDGKNTAVVHDPDPLIVRRGRIAVGD; from the coding sequence ATGGTGGAGGAAGGGCAACCGTGGACCCCCGAGGACCCGTGGTGGGTCAGGGATAATCTTCGCCACGCCATCGACCGCCTCGTCGAGCTGGGATACACAGTCCGCGGCGGGCAAGGCGAGGACCCGGAGCTCATCGACCCCGGCGGCTCGGCTGTTGAGACGTGGCGGGAGGACTACCCCTACGACGAGCGGATGACCCGCGAGGCCTACGAGGCGGAGAAATACCTCCTGCAGATCGAACTCCTCAAATTCCAGTACTGGGGCCAGGACCGCGGTCTCAAGAATGTGATCGTTTTCGAGGGCCGCGACGCGGCGGGCAAAGGAGGGACAATCAAGCGCTTCACCGAGCACCTCGATCCCCGCTCCGCCCGGACCGTCGCGCTGGGCAAACCGTCGGACCGTGAACAGGGCCAGTGGTACTTCCAGCGATACATCCAGCACCTGCCCACGGCAGGTGAAATCGTGATGTTCGATCGCTCCTGGTACAACCGTGCGAACGTCGAACGCGTCATGGGATTCTGCACCGACGCGGAATACCAGGCCTTCATGACGCAGGCGCCCGTCTTCGAGGAAATGCTCGTCAACTCCGGGATCCACCTGAATAAGTTTTGGTTTTCCGTGACCCGCCACGAGCAGCGCACCCGCTTCGCCATCCGCCAGATCGACCCCGTCCGGCGCTGGAAACTCTCGCCCGTGGACCTTGCCTCCCTGGACCGGTGGGAGGCCTACACCGAGGCCAAAGAGCAAACCTTTCTCCGCACCGACACAGATCACGCACCCTGGATCACCATCAAATCCAACGACAAGAAGCGCGGACGTATCAACGCCATGCGCTACTTCCTAAATCAGTTCGACTACGACGGCAAGAACACCGCAGTTGTCCACGACCCCGACCCGCTGATCGTGCGCCGAGGCCGGATAGCCGTCGGCGACTGA